The window GGACAGGAAAGATGAGACTCAGCTCGGCTCCAcgaaacccaaaaacaaaagtcagccaaccccccccccactcccctcccaacgctgagtggagtgttACAGCTTTTCGTTGAGTGTGCCGCCAGTTACATACCCCATTTCTGCTTGGTTTGGGTGCCAAGTTGGGTCGAAAATGATCCAGTCGATGGACTCCTGCTGAGGGGGGGAACGGACTAGTTGCTGCTGGTGTTGATCCGCCGTCTTCCCCCTCTGAATAAAGccgctctgctctgctctgctctgctcgcTGTGGGGTTCTGGACCGCTCTGCGGAGCCGTTCGGTTGCTCTCAGTCAGACATGGCTGGCTGTGCTGCTATGCCCTTGGGCACATCCTTTCGGCTGGTCTCGTCGGAGCGAAACGTGTCGGTGCATGCATGATGACCGACaacacaacagcagcacagacgcTGGTTGCTGCTACCGTTAGCCAAATAAGCAAGCTGCTCGACTTTAAAGGATTATGGAGCTGGCTGACAGCAAACGGAGCCTAGTTTAGGACAGAATTAGGCTATTTTAAGTTGAAAGTTGGGGGAAAATACTGAAAGGCTCGACAGTAAATGCTGGTAAAAGTGTTCGAAACATTACCAAGCCTTGAACAATAAGATTTTAGCTCGCTTATAAATACAAGGAGCTGGCGTCAAATCTCATAAGTGggatgaataagaaaaaaagaggagaaatatTCACATTCCTATTTAAACAAATCGCGCGAGTTCATAAATCCCAGCTTTAGTCGCTTATTTTTCACCACAGTCCGAcgtgccattaaaaaaaaaaaaaagcctccgGCTGAGAAATATTACTGAGTTTCACTGCATGTGAGGCATTTACTGCAGCTCGGAGGCGACAAACATCTTCCTTTCAGACGGCGCTCCATTCTCTCCGTTGCTCCTGGAGATGATGCAAAAGAAATTTGGTTCCCTCTCCGGGTTTTACCATCACGTTCCGTTCTCCTCTGAGATTAGACAGCAGCTCAGCTTCACCCGATGGTTTACGTTGGCGAGAGCTCCAGCATCTGTACGGAGGAGTCTTTACGTGTTATTTTTTCCTCGGTATTTCTCCAAAACAGGCATGCGGGTGACGAAAAACTACGACGGCGATGCTTCGTTGGCTTGATCATTCTCCTCCTTCGtcttcatcatcatcgtcatcatcatccaCCCCTCTGCCCTCTGTCAGTCTCCCGTCTCATTCATCGCACAGCTTTATCCGACGCTCCTAGGGGAGCGTAAAGTCTACGACGTAATCACGTCACGTTCGGAtgagagtattttttttcttttgtaataatTGGCAATAAAACGGTTGCGCCAGCTGCACatcattttattgtgaaaatcaATCCTTGCACGTGCTAATAatacacaaaatacatttggcatgatttaaaaactttaaaaagtcatagaaaaatgtgacaagagaaaatatgtataaaagACACACGGTGCAATAATGGAGATTTAGATATTGATGTCTACGGTGCTTGAGTTTTTTGTCACttaaatttttcagattttttttttttttttgaagaattgtTTTGATTCAGTCAcattggagtttgttttttctaatcgctataatgttttgtttaaggTTACCCCTACACCATCTTAATTTAAGTTAAGACTTTAAGGccactacattttttttatatttttcagccTTTTGATGTCGGACTTGCTTTTCTCAAAGGtctaaaatcaaatatttatttatttatttattggtaaaTTTGAGACAGGCCTTAGTTTGGAGAACGTAATGTAGGATTATAATTCTTTCCCTCTATAATCCCGGTTTATATTCCAATCCAGCAGGTGGCGGTAACGTACCTTAAATTGTAGGGGAGCTCAAAAGAGTAAGAGTACAACCCAACGCCGTTGTTTCCACCATCTTGGGAGAGGAGTCATGGGACTAGTAGGAAAATAAGTGTACCAGTGAGCTGcggtttaaaaaaatttaaaaaccgGTTTACAGTTACAAGgttgtgcgtgcgtgtgtgcttttttaatatatacaaTTTTAGGAGTTTATTATTTATCCAGTTTTAAGCTTGattttcagaaaatcacaaaaactgtgtttaaaaatgtttcatttttgagggtaaaaagaaaagtttaaacaagattttttttttgctgaggtAAAAAGTTTTTGATCAAGCGTTTATCAGTATTTCACATTTCACAATATATGAAATTGTAAGACCACCTCTTTGTCCAGTTCTCTTCAAGTGACCCCACATATGTCTGCTTTTTAATAAAGCTATTTTTTGTTGATTGTAGCCTATTGTTGAACTTACAGTAATGCTTTAGTTTTTAAGCAGACAACTGAAAGGTTTGGGTCAAAACTCCCTGGGTCTATTCTTCATTTCATTCACCTTGATAGGAAAAAGTTCCAGTTTAAGAAAAGTAATCCCAGAATAAATGCCACCACCACCATATTACACATCTTACTGAACTGTGGCTAATTGATATTTGAATATTCCAAACACTTCAAGAGAGTTATTGTCTCCAAAGATGGCTCAGGTTAGGTACTAATATTTTTGCATAGAGCaaattctctaaaaaaaatcaaaccatcACTTAATAAATGTACTTGGGTTTACTCTGGTTGTCTTTCTCTGTTGTCAGTGTTCATTTGATTATCTTTTACATATTGCAAATaaggaaaaaaggaataaatccATActtattaaaagcaaaatgaataTATTCAACACTCTTGCCTCTGTCAGACCCACAGACTGAGTCATGACACTGGATACAGGTCACCAGAACTAAAATAGACCAGTCAGGAGTGATAGGGATCacgcattttctttaaaatgctgaatcatttgtgttcaggttgttaaAATACTAAGCTCCCTCCTCACCTATcgcataataaaaataaaatgctattttacAAATGTACTGAATCATACACATTGAACAGATGGCAAGTGAGCTCCCCCAACATGCTGTAAATACTTTAGATGAAACACAGGAAGGCCGGTTTTCTATTTCAAGATTACGCTGAGCATGAAAACTCAACTTGAGCATGCAGTGATCAACAGTGACAGTGTTGAAGTGTGCTGGGAAACTTAAGCAAATCCATCAAGATAGTCCATACAATGGATACATTGACAGAAGATTTAGCACGGTCTGATGTCGAAGGCGAAATGACGATGTTGGGAGCGGAAGATgcagcagaacaaaatgttgaaGCAAGTGATGAAGTAGAGAACCTTCGAAACAGGTATTTTTGCTTTCAGAATGCAATCAGCTGaaactgaactgtttttatatgaaatactgtaaaaacaatGATGGAAATTGCATAGAAAGATAACTTATGTATGCTTGAGTGCTGGATGGTTGCATGTAAAATGCAATCTTTGTAGTGGAATATTGCCGCTTTCATTCAGGGACCAAAATAAATTGTGTGATTAAGACTTACAAAGAaagcttctgtttctgttcctgATTGTCACTTTGTGTGCATGTCTTTAGTTTACGTGAGGCCGTCCACGATGACAGCGTCCGACCTAAAATGCAGTGCCTGCTGATGGATACCTCTTTCTCCATGGTGACCATGCAAGGCGAAGACAGCGGGATCGCGTGGGAAACAACCGCGAGTAGCTGTGCCACACCTTGGACACCTGAAGCAGGACGACCGGAAGTTAGCTCACCAGCTCCAGTCCGACTCGGAGCATCGGGATCTCAGCCTGCAGGAAAGATCATATTTGTCATGGACGAAGAGATGATCGCAagacagagaaaacctaaagaaagGGTGAACAATCAGAAGAGCAAAGTGGAAAGAGAGCAAGAACTGTGGGATGAAACCTTTGACAGTGTCTCAGGGCGACCAGAGTTGGTAGAAGTGTCCCAGCCCAATGTAAAAACTGATGCAGAAGGGGAGCAAGAGGAGGCGACTGATTTTCTGGAGGACAAGGAGCAGCGTTTGTTCAGGATAGTGTCAGAAGGTTCAGAAATCCTCAACATTCTCGTCCCTCCAAAATTTGCCACCGTGGACGAAGAGGAGAGTAAGGAAATGGTGGACAACCTGTCATATCTGGAGGAGAGTCTTGTTCCCAAAACCAGTGCAGAGACTCAAGACAGTGACTTACCATTCTCAGCAGAACCTGGAGATCAGATTAAGGTTTTACTTCCTACAGGTCCTGGTGCAATGGACCCACCAGGGGCTCCAGTGGCCAGACCTCCAGTGAGAGGAGTGACTGGGAATGTGGACTACTTTGAGGCGTTCTCTCTGATTGAGGCCCAGGCTCCAGGAAGTCCTGCTGTGATTCCACAAGGGCAGGAGGAGCACAAGGCAAAAACAGCCTCTGACAACCTGGATGCTGAGAAACCAGTGGCACCTGAAGACCACACAACGACTAAAAGTGTGGATATTGACAAATCAGACACAGTAAGTTCAGAGGAAATAACCAGTGACCTTCTAGATGATGTCTTCTATGGCGGTACAGAAAACTAcgctttaaaaaatgtggacaCTACTGATGAAGTTGGAGGAGCAAAAAGTCCGATATCTAGGCTTGCTTCCAAACCAAGTGGTTCATCTTTGTTCGGTAGCCAAGAGGACATCCTGACACCAATCTTCCTACCTGAAGGACCACCAAAAATCATTGACCAAATATTGCTGGAAGAGCCGAAAGCCATGGCTTTCCTTTACACTGACCTGTATGAGGAAGCATTGGGCAGtaggaaaaaggaggaggacaCAGAAAGCATGACGTCTGAAAAGTCCTTCCATAGCAGGCATTCAGACCGAGAGGCCAGAGGTTACTTAGAGAAATTTGTCCTGATTGATGAGACTCCTGCGGTGGAGACAGaacagcaagaaaaagaaatgttcacatcAGAAGAATCTCGGACTCTACCTCAAGACATGTATGACTTTGAAGACATTCTTGCCAAGTCTGAAAAAGGGAGGCAACACTCAGACGAAGTCACAGACTTCTTAAGGTCTAGTGACAATTCTTCTCCCTGTGACATAGAGCCTTTTCTTCGATCCCTAGAAGAGGATGACATTCAAACAGCAAAGAGTGGCATCAAGACTCAAAAAAGCGTCTCAATAGCTGCAGAAAAAGTCTCAGAGACCCCAATAGATCCTCTTGGCTTTTCAAGCTATGAGTTCCTGCCAGATGAACCAGACTGGGAGGATGTAGATGATGGTCCTACAGACCTAGACAGGAGATCTGTTGGAGGAGAAGAACTGGGAAGGCAAGAATCCAAGCTCAATAAACCAGATGTCCCTCCCAGGAGAAAGACGGCATCCTCTCCTAAATCATGTTTGGATCTAACACCTCTTACTCCGGTTGATATGATTACACAAGAGAAAGAGGAGGCTGGAGGAAAGGAGCACAGGGTGGAGGAAAAAGAGACAGCATCACCTGTAGAGACTGCTGACGAAGGGGATGGAAATGGAGAAGACATTGTGCCGTCTGAATCTGAAGTTGCACAACTTGACAGCGATCCAGTTGAGTTGAAAACCGTGGCTCTGGagagtgaaaacacaaaagactCTGATGAGATGTCTGTCACAGACGCAAAAccagatgaagaggaagaaacaaaacCGAATGAAGATAGAAGTGAGAGTCAAGCAGCAACGACCGCTACAGGACTCAAAGAAACAGATGTTGAGACAGAGgttaaaacagagaaacaagaaGACAAACCCACCACCACATCAGCTGATCCTGCTGTAAACAAAAGGCAGTGTGTAATACTTTAGTTTAGCCAAAAGGTTACAATTTAAAACCCACTAAAATGTTCTTCTACACAGTTCCTACAGGTTAACGTCAGGGTGACCAGTCTGTGTGACACATAGAATAAGTGTGCTGGTTTTTGACCCTCCACCACTTAGTCCCTTTGaggttttggttgtttttgaaccCAAGGTTTTCAGATATGGAATGGTACTGTCTACTGTTTCATACTAATTGTGTGTCGGGACTCTTTGAACCTACACTGACAATGAATGATTTACAGTCATTCTCTAACTAACAGGTCATACGGTTCTTTTGGCATAATCAAGGGTTGGGATCTGTCATATGTTAAGAATTAATACGCAAAACAaggatcagaaccaaaataaatccaaaatacaattgcaacattttcagaaaatacagcattgtttgtttgctgtgcCGTGTGAatctagtattttttttactgtgcacTAGTTCATTGGTCTCTGCATGCGTACACGTGGACCCTATTTTTCTGTTGACCTGGTACATTGTACACACCCGCACAGATCTTAATTCCCTCAATAAGACAGTGGCACCAAATTCATAGCAGTTACAGAAAATGAAGGGTCAGACTATTAGtggcagggggaaaaaaaacaacacccttGTTTGCAAACTTATACCTATATAGTTTATATGAATACGGAGAGGTACTGTAAGTGCATTCTGACTGCTGGAGCACATAGCCTGACTAATTTACCAGCTAATATCCACTCGTTATGCTTGTTTACGCTCTTAAAGGAtacattgtaaaaaaatttcAGATTGTGTGGTTTGTTAAGCTTTTGAAAACTGCTACTAAATTTAACAGGTGTTTGATATATTTGTGGGCAGAAAAGCCTAAGTAATACATGTTACCGATTTCTTGGCAATAAatacaacaaccaaaaaaaaaactaattcataGTATGatatattttgttacatttttgtgctattttttaCTCTAGGTTGTCACATTATAAAAACACTCCAACTGTgcctaaatctaaaaaaaaaatgtatttttttttattgtgattggACTTTGCATTAACTCAAAATGAACAGTTGCTGTCACATTGATCCATTATGTTGTGTTTCTCCAGGTGAACCCAGTCGCTGTAGCAATAATGCATGATTCACTAGTGGAGGGGAAGGTTTGGGTCATGagtgccaataaaaaaaataaaaaaagaagcactgaGAGCACATGTGTGACGTCAAGGTGCACctttgactaaaaataaaccCATCTGGCTGCTAATATGACACCGCTTCTCCCCCTGCTTGTAAACAGCCATGCGACAAGTGTGCAGTGCATgcacatattaaaaataagGCACTATCAGCTATATTTGACGTGTCCATCTACCCTGTGTCTCATGTTATGAGGTGTTTTATTATGcggaactgaaataaatgaacaatgcGTTCCTGTTCCGCTCCAGCATGATTCCTGCTGAGTCACAGTGCCCTcaaaatcatttattaaaaacatattttgtcagAAAACTTTTCCTCATGCGTTGTTTTTCACAGTCTGGATTTACACTGAAAATGCAGGAGCAGAAAGAATTTCCCTTTTTTGCATGTGAGGTTGGGTTGCAGACTAGATAGTGAATCTGGCTACAGCAggagtgtcaaactcatttccattttgggccatatcaaaaatctgaacgcTCTTAAAGgaccggttgtgccagaatatgttgataaaaccaattaaactgttaatatcaataaatagctgttccgccatcattttgtgactgttttaGTGGAAATTAGATTGTGTGAtgccaatttagaaatgtttgtaagacatttttatgatatttgtgCTAATATATGGTGttgaatgtgattttttaaattacttgtaTCAATTACGGACTTTAAAATCAAGTAAGGCTTGAGTTTaacttaaactcaatgtttttgaccaattttgagaaaaaattggaggtaaaatcagaaaaaaatctagagGTTTGTTGAttgtgtgtgaattttgcagatttgtgaaaagctggaaggacttattgatatAATTTGGAGTCTAGGGGGCCACATACAAAGCAACGGGGGGCCAGATTTGGCTcctgggccttgagtttgacagcTGTGGGCTACAGGAACCCTTGAACCTGTGGCTGCGCTGAACTTGCAgaggacaaacacaaacagacctTAATGAACAAATGTATAAATAACATGTAAACAGggtcttaaaaaaaaccaaaaaactatttatttagaGAGGAGATAAGTTAGACTTCTAGAATAAATAGGGCAGGGCCAAAGTTGGACCTGCCAACTATCTACTATGTGAATTCTTAGATGGGTCTCAATaacttgaaaaatgtttgaaaaatttctatttttgtcatttgattcaaaaactgaaactcttGAGATTTACCACTTACCTTTTGTATTAGTCTTATGTTAAAttgtatttctgaaaaataaatattctcttTTTTGACGCATTTTGCTCCTTAACCCATTGGACACCGAATTAAAAATAGGCAATTGCTTTAGATTCATGCATAGCTTTAGTGCAAGAAATGCGAGCCTAGCTCAACCATAAgagagaaattattaaaatatgaatatgaatcctttttttatttgaaatttgaaatgtaaagctcaaaaaacaactttgtgttttggTATAGAGCAAATTGTGTGACGTGGATGGAGATCGAGGAAGTCGGAGTTGAGCACTGTGTTACTTATTTGGTTTAAAGGAAAATGGACT of the Poecilia reticulata strain Guanapo linkage group LG12, Guppy_female_1.0+MT, whole genome shotgun sequence genome contains:
- the si:ch1073-398f15.1 gene encoding cardiomyopathy-associated protein 5, whose translation is MDTLTEDLARSDVEGEMTMLGAEDAAEQNVEASDEVENLRNSLREAVHDDSVRPKMQCLLMDTSFSMVTMQGEDSGIAWETTASSCATPWTPEAGRPEVSSPAPVRLGASGSQPAGKIIFVMDEEMIARQRKPKERVNNQKSKVEREQELWDETFDSVSGRPELVEVSQPNVKTDAEGEQEEATDFLEDKEQRLFRIVSEGSEILNILVPPKFATVDEEESKEMVDNLSYLEESLVPKTSAETQDSDLPFSAEPGDQIKVLLPTGPGAMDPPGAPVARPPVRGVTGNVDYFEAFSLIEAQAPGSPAVIPQGQEEHKAKTASDNLDAEKPVAPEDHTTTKSVDIDKSDTVSSEEITSDLLDDVFYGGTENYALKNVDTTDEVGGAKSPISRLASKPSGSSLFGSQEDILTPIFLPEGPPKIIDQILLEEPKAMAFLYTDLYEEALGSRKKEEDTESMTSEKSFHSRHSDREARGYLEKFVLIDETPAVETEQQEKEMFTSEESRTLPQDMYDFEDILAKSEKGRQHSDEVTDFLRSSDNSSPCDIEPFLRSLEEDDIQTAKSGIKTQKSVSIAAEKVSETPIDPLGFSSYEFLPDEPDWEDVDDGPTDLDRRSVGGEELGRQESKLNKPDVPPRRKTASSPKSCLDLTPLTPVDMITQEKEEAGGKEHRVEEKETASPVETADEGDGNGEDIVPSESEVAQLDSDPVELKTVALESENTKDSDEMSVTDAKPDEEEETKPNEDRSESQAATTATGLKETDVETEVKTEKQEDKPTTTSADPAVNKRQCVIL